A part of Aegilops tauschii subsp. strangulata cultivar AL8/78 chromosome 2, Aet v6.0, whole genome shotgun sequence genomic DNA contains:
- the LOC123497148 gene encoding norbelladine synthase-like → MAMRKNKVHEFEADVPAADLWGLYGTLRAAELLPELLPQVLAKIQLVSGDGDVGTILELTFAPGIPGLETYREKLIKVDNENYIKEAQTIDGDILKLGFLYYMVRFEIIAKGPSSSVIRSTIVYEINYETHPGLEAMVSTGPLAATAEKFAGYLKEQKIAQSS, encoded by the exons ATGGCGATGAGGAAGAACAAGGTTCACGAGTTCGAGGCCGATGTGCCCGCCGCCGACCTATGGGGGCTCTACGGCACGCTCCGTGCGGCAGAGCTGCTGCCCGAGCTTCTCCCGCAGGTGCTCGCCAAGATACAGCTCGTGAGCGGCGATGGCGACGTCGGCACCATCTTGGAGCTCACATTTGCTCCAG GGATCCCTGGCCTGGAGACATACAGGGAGAAACTCATCAAGGTTGACAATGAGAACTACATCAAGGAAGCGCAGACGATCGACGGAGACATCCTGAAGCTTGGGTTCCTCTATTACATGGTCAGGTTCGAGATCATCGCCAAAGGACCCAGTTCTTCAGTGATAAGATCGACAATTGTGTATGAGATAAATTATGAAACTCACCCCGGGCTTGAAGCTATGGTCAGCACCGGACCTCTGGCTGCAACTGCTGAGAAATTTGCAGGGTACCTCAAGGAGCAGAAGATCGCTCAGAGCAGTTAA